A genomic stretch from Pochonia chlamydosporia 170 chromosome 4, whole genome shotgun sequence includes:
- a CDS encoding siderophore esterase IroE (similar to Beauveria bassiana ARSEF 2860 XP_008595143.1), translating into MVSMMNTLEQGSLPNTCQYIAKSNRGDYLVQISWPLSWSVDRIPATDDTPVSYVYLVDGNAYFFTAADIARRLDFTNNAKTIVVGVGYPPPYPYVYDLQRRGPDLTPPSVDGQYQPLLNSKGEAIPGLTWGEADQFLDIIQTDVMSFVEEKLFAHVSSSDVSIRKALFGHSYGGLFSLNSLYTKPALFDTIIAASPTVWWNDFSIVNYQEKQFRGRPPVAEGGQKPSLILTWGSSETEFPAKENSRDALHKGNCDPEEEEMEDSMAGLISRLEACGHLHTILTWKFPGEDHGSAAVTGLQRSLFQFLLG; encoded by the exons ATGGTGAGCATGATGAACACTCTGGAGCAGGGGAGCCTCCCAAACACTTGTCAGTACATAGCGAAGTCGAATAGAGGAGACTACCTTGTTCAAATATCTTGGCCATTGAGTTGGAGCGTGGACAGAATACCTGCAACAGACGACACGCCGGTGTCATACGT CTATCTTGTCGATGGCAACGCATATTTCTTCACCGCCGCTGACATTGCCCGCCGGCTAGACTTTACTAATAACGCGAAAACCATTGTGGTTGGCGTAGGGTATCCGCCGCCCTACCCATATGTTTACGATTTGCAGCGTCGTGGACCTGATCTCACACCTCCATCTGTGGATGGACAATATCAGCCATTGTTAAACAGCAAGGGGGAGGCGATACCAGGTCTCACATGGGGAGAGGCAGATCAGTTTCTGGATATCATTCAAACGGATGTTATGAGCTTTGTTGAAGAGAAACTATTTGCGCATGTATCGTCGTCCGACGTCTCCATTCGGAAAGCACTCTTTGGCCATTCTTATGGTGGACTCTTCTCGCTTAATTCATTGTACACGAAGCCAGCGCTCTTTGACACGATTATCGCTGCGAGCCCAACGGTATGGTGGAATGACTTTTCCATAGTCAACTACCAAGAGAAACAGTTTCGTGGACGACCTCCGGTGGCTGAAGGTGGTCAAAAACCATCATTAATCCTAACTTGGGGATCAAGCGAAACAGAATTCCCAGCCAAGGAGAATTCTCGAGATGCACTGCATAAAGGAAATTGTGATCcggaagaggaagagatggaagacAGCATGGCCGGATTGATCTCGCGTCTTGAGGCTTGTGGACATTTGCATACGATATTGACGTGGAAGTTCCCTGGTGAGGACCACGGTAGTGCTGCAGTTACAGGCCTTCAGCGCAGCCTCTTTCAGTTTCTGTTGGGTTAA